A part of Lactobacillus sp. ESL0700 genomic DNA contains:
- a CDS encoding MFS transporter, whose product MTQHKSIYTKDVILVMAASFFFMFSTMFVNPLINGYAKSLGASSAFAGIIVGIMSIAAMFLRPIAGNLTDKFSKFRLSLIGGVLIFIGVTGYVLAPKSGWLLLFRLINGAGYVLDTVCMTTWLAFLVPREHVGEAMGFYGLMNALAMAVAPALAINVYQKTGYRLAIIASAVSSFLMIITIQFVGNHAKPKKKTEESKAKHFKIIEVKDLPIALLTTLFAFPYFATQADLVTYAEERHLNVAVGSYFLIYAVVLLVIRIGLKNLFDTVRFGVWFWLSTAATAIYLVLLAVMKNNWEMGLAACGMAIGYGVIYSVLQSTALLLAPINEQGLASSTFYLGLDIGMSFGPIIMGFVNDLLPIKYFYPVQLLLIPFMIIVYLCYRKRLNSAIDNH is encoded by the coding sequence GTGACACAGCATAAATCGATTTATACTAAAGATGTAATATTGGTAATGGCAGCATCGTTCTTCTTCATGTTTAGCACGATGTTTGTTAACCCGCTAATTAATGGCTACGCTAAGAGTCTCGGCGCTAGCAGTGCGTTTGCGGGAATTATTGTTGGGATTATGAGCATCGCGGCAATGTTTTTGCGGCCAATTGCGGGTAATCTGACGGATAAGTTTTCGAAGTTTCGCCTATCATTAATTGGGGGTGTGCTAATTTTTATTGGCGTAACTGGCTATGTTCTTGCACCAAAAAGTGGCTGGCTGCTACTGTTTCGGCTAATTAATGGTGCTGGGTACGTGTTAGATACAGTTTGCATGACCACTTGGCTGGCATTCTTAGTCCCACGCGAGCATGTCGGTGAGGCCATGGGCTTTTACGGCTTGATGAATGCACTGGCAATGGCCGTAGCGCCAGCTCTAGCGATTAATGTTTATCAGAAAACAGGTTACCGACTGGCAATAATTGCTTCCGCGGTATCTTCTTTTTTGATGATCATTACGATTCAATTTGTTGGCAATCATGCTAAGCCTAAGAAAAAGACAGAAGAAAGTAAAGCCAAGCACTTTAAGATTATTGAAGTTAAGGATTTGCCGATTGCGTTACTAACTACGTTATTTGCCTTTCCGTATTTTGCTACTCAAGCAGACTTGGTAACTTACGCTGAAGAACGGCATTTGAATGTGGCGGTTGGCTCGTACTTTTTGATTTATGCCGTTGTATTATTGGTTATTAGAATTGGCTTAAAGAATTTATTTGATACGGTTCGCTTTGGTGTCTGGTTTTGGCTGAGCACCGCCGCAACAGCAATTTATTTGGTACTACTTGCAGTGATGAAGAATAACTGGGAAATGGGATTAGCTGCTTGTGGCATGGCAATTGGCTACGGCGTTATTTATTCCGTTTTGCAGTCAACAGCATTGTTGCTCGCACCGATTAACGAGCAGGGGCTGGCAAGCAGCACCTTTTATTTGGGACTGGATATCGGGATGTCATTTGGCCCAATCATTATGGGGTTTGTAAATGACCTGCTGCCGATTAAATATTTCTATCCTGTTCAACTGCTGCTGATTCCGTTCATGATTATTGTTTATTTATGTTATCGGAAACGCTTGAATAGTGCGATTGATAATCATTAA
- the glnA gene encoding type I glutamate--ammonia ligase, whose product MAKTITADDIRQSVADNDVRFLRLAFTDINGTLKAVEVPNSQLEKVLSNDIRFDGSSIDGFVRLEESDMVLYPDFSTWAVLPWTDRQGGKIGRLICSVHTTDGKPFPGDPRNNLKRVVEQMRTMGFSDFDIGFEAEFHLLKLDEHGDWTTQVPDHASYFDMTSNDESASCRRDIVETLESIGFEVEAAHHEVGDGQQEIDFRFDDALTTADRVQTFKMVVREVAKKHNLFATFMAKPLQGQAGNGMHTNMSLFKDGKNAFYDKNNKFHLSDTALYFLNGILTHARAITAVGNPTVNSYKRLIPGFEAPVYISWASKNRSPMVRIPSAEEINTRLEMRSADPTANPYLLLAACLAAGLDGIKKAEMPMAPITSNVFEMSEEKREELGIKPLPATLHSAIKAFKADKLIQDALGEHLAHSFISSKELEWSQYTQTVSDWERNKYMGY is encoded by the coding sequence ATGGCAAAAACAATTACAGCAGATGATATTAGACAGAGCGTTGCTGATAATGACGTTCGCTTTTTACGATTAGCATTTACGGACATCAACGGTACTTTGAAGGCCGTTGAGGTGCCAAATAGCCAACTTGAAAAAGTTTTGAGTAATGACATTCGTTTTGATGGTTCTTCAATCGATGGGTTTGTTCGCTTGGAAGAAAGCGACATGGTTTTGTACCCAGATTTCTCAACTTGGGCAGTATTGCCGTGGACTGACCGCCAAGGTGGTAAGATTGGTCGGTTGATTTGTTCAGTTCATACAACAGATGGTAAGCCATTTCCTGGTGATCCACGGAACAACTTAAAGCGTGTTGTTGAGCAAATGCGGACGATGGGCTTTTCTGATTTTGATATTGGTTTTGAAGCTGAATTCCACTTATTGAAGTTAGATGAACATGGCGATTGGACCACGCAAGTGCCAGACCACGCTTCATACTTTGATATGACTTCAAATGATGAAAGTGCTAGTTGCCGTCGTGATATTGTTGAAACTCTCGAAAGCATTGGCTTTGAAGTTGAAGCTGCTCACCATGAAGTTGGTGATGGCCAACAAGAAATCGACTTCAGATTCGATGACGCATTAACAACTGCTGACCGTGTTCAAACCTTTAAGATGGTTGTTCGTGAAGTTGCTAAAAAGCACAATTTGTTTGCAACATTTATGGCTAAGCCGCTTCAAGGTCAAGCTGGTAACGGGATGCACACTAATATGTCCTTGTTCAAAGATGGTAAGAACGCCTTTTACGACAAGAACAATAAATTCCACCTGTCAGATACCGCACTTTACTTCTTAAATGGTATCTTGACACATGCTCGCGCAATTACCGCAGTTGGCAACCCGACTGTTAACTCATACAAGCGGTTGATTCCTGGCTTTGAAGCACCAGTTTATATTTCCTGGGCTTCAAAGAACCGTTCACCAATGGTGCGGATTCCTTCAGCTGAAGAAATTAATACGCGTTTGGAAATGCGTTCCGCTGATCCAACTGCCAACCCATATCTTCTGCTTGCAGCTTGTCTAGCAGCTGGACTTGATGGGATTAAGAAGGCAGAAATGCCAATGGCGCCAATTACTTCTAACGTATTTGAAATGAGCGAAGAAAAACGCGAAGAATTGGGAATTAAACCATTGCCAGCAACTTTGCACAGTGCCATCAAGGCATTCAAGGCTGACAAGTTAATTCAGGATGCCTTGGGTGAGCACCTGGCACACAGTTTTATTTCTTCTAAAGAATTGGAATGGTCACAATATACGCAAACTGTTTCTGACTGGGAAAGAAATAAGTATATGGGCTACTAA
- a CDS encoding methionine gamma-lyase family protein, with amino-acid sequence MNNWPEKLQEIVKEVDAQIAPQLAKIDDNVLYNQNKVLQAFKDKAVAEADLLGTTGYGSDDSGRDKLDRIYAQIFHTEDALVRSQFVSGTHTIATAMAGNLLPGDELTYLTGMPYDTLQQVIGVAGDGRGSLKAYGVKFSHVDLKDGEVDYDAARKLLSEHQPKMVVIQRSRGYDTRQSFTVAKIKPMIAMIREVSPKSIIMIDNCYGEFSEKHEPTEYGADLMAGSLIKNAGGGLAKIGGYVVGKHELIENTAARLTAGGIGREEGASLNNNMDYFEGLFIAPNTTGNAIKGAIYSSAILEKMGEEVTPKWNEDRTDLIQTVIFHDQDKMIRFAKALQENSPVNSFVDPIPSNDTGYEDKVIMADGSFIEGASIEFSGDGPIRPPYAIYMQGGLTYAHVKIAITNAVNELFFHE; translated from the coding sequence ATGAATAATTGGCCGGAAAAATTACAAGAAATTGTTAAGGAAGTTGACGCTCAAATTGCGCCACAGCTTGCTAAAATTGATGATAATGTTTTGTATAATCAGAACAAAGTGCTGCAGGCATTTAAGGATAAGGCAGTAGCAGAAGCCGATTTGCTTGGGACCACTGGTTATGGTTCAGATGATTCGGGCCGTGATAAGTTAGACCGCATTTACGCGCAGATTTTCCATACTGAAGATGCGCTGGTGCGTTCACAATTTGTGTCGGGTACACATACGATTGCCACGGCAATGGCGGGTAATCTGCTGCCAGGCGATGAATTAACCTACTTAACGGGAATGCCATATGACACCCTGCAACAAGTAATTGGTGTTGCTGGCGATGGGCGTGGTAGTTTAAAAGCATACGGCGTTAAATTCTCGCACGTTGATCTAAAGGATGGCGAAGTTGATTACGACGCTGCGCGCAAATTGCTGAGCGAGCACCAACCAAAGATGGTTGTTATTCAACGCTCACGCGGCTACGACACGCGGCAAAGTTTCACCGTAGCCAAGATTAAGCCGATGATTGCAATGATTCGCGAGGTTAGTCCCAAGAGTATCATTATGATTGACAATTGCTATGGCGAATTTTCCGAAAAGCATGAACCTACCGAATACGGTGCCGACTTGATGGCTGGCTCATTAATTAAAAATGCTGGTGGTGGCTTAGCCAAAATTGGTGGTTATGTTGTTGGTAAGCACGAACTAATCGAAAATACCGCGGCACGTTTGACTGCTGGTGGTATTGGCCGCGAGGAAGGTGCCAGTTTAAATAACAACATGGATTACTTCGAAGGTCTCTTTATTGCGCCGAACACAACGGGTAATGCAATTAAGGGTGCAATTTATTCTTCAGCGATTTTGGAAAAAATGGGTGAGGAAGTAACGCCAAAATGGAACGAAGATCGAACTGACTTGATTCAAACCGTGATTTTCCACGACCAAGATAAAATGATCCGCTTTGCCAAAGCTCTGCAAGAGAACTCACCGGTTAATTCCTTTGTCGATCCAATTCCAAGTAATGATACGGGTTATGAAGATAAAGTGATCATGGCTGATGGGTCCTTTATTGAGGGTGCAAGTATTGAATTTTCTGGTGATGGTCCGATTCGGCCACCTTATGCCATTTACATGCAAGGTGGTTTGACATACGCTCACGTCAAAATTGCAATCACCAATGCGGTCAACGAATTGTTTTTTCACGAATAA
- the miaA gene encoding tRNA (adenosine(37)-N6)-dimethylallyltransferase MiaA produces MQKVLAIVGPTAIGKTSLAIKLAQKLNGEIVSGDSMQVYREVAIGTAKATHEEQAQVKHYLVDTQSVFEPYSVKDFVTQAQSAINAIAAKGKLPLLVGGTGFYVNALLNQMQLGEKDEHETAIAAKWQDFLDQNGPESLWQELNKRDTDAARKIPVANSRRTLRALTVIERTGQKFSQQQSKIEPRYDYLIIGLNSERQEIYRRINLRVDQMMSQGMLEEAEFVYQNRDREHQILQAIGYKEFFPYFKDEQSLPDCVEQLKTASRRYAKRQLTYFRHQLPCHWFDPLNDQNCITEIEEKVEEWLHE; encoded by the coding sequence ATGCAAAAAGTACTAGCAATTGTCGGACCGACAGCGATTGGGAAGACTAGTTTAGCTATCAAATTAGCCCAGAAGTTGAATGGTGAAATTGTTTCTGGTGATTCGATGCAGGTCTATCGCGAAGTAGCAATTGGAACGGCAAAGGCAACACATGAGGAGCAAGCTCAAGTTAAGCATTATTTGGTTGACACGCAATCGGTCTTTGAACCTTATTCAGTAAAGGATTTTGTCACACAGGCCCAATCAGCAATTAATGCAATTGCGGCTAAGGGTAAGTTACCGCTACTAGTTGGTGGGACCGGCTTTTATGTTAATGCCTTGCTTAACCAGATGCAGCTTGGTGAAAAAGATGAGCATGAGACAGCAATTGCTGCTAAGTGGCAAGATTTTTTAGATCAAAATGGGCCAGAGTCTTTGTGGCAAGAGCTGAATAAGCGCGATACAGATGCTGCTCGCAAAATTCCCGTGGCCAATTCTCGGCGCACCTTACGGGCGCTGACTGTAATTGAGCGGACAGGGCAAAAATTTTCCCAGCAGCAATCTAAAATTGAACCACGGTATGATTATTTAATTATTGGTTTAAATTCCGAGCGACAGGAAATTTATCGCCGGATTAATTTGCGAGTCGACCAGATGATGAGCCAAGGGATGCTTGAGGAAGCCGAGTTTGTTTACCAAAATCGCGATCGTGAACACCAAATTTTGCAGGCAATCGGCTATAAAGAGTTTTTCCCATACTTTAAGGATGAACAAAGTCTGCCCGATTGTGTTGAGCAGCTAAAGACAGCTTCGCGGCGGTATGCGAAGCGGCAATTAACGTATTTTCGTCATCAATTGCCATGTCATTGGTTTGACCCGTTAAATGACCAAAATTGTATTACAGAAATAGAAGAGAAAGTTGAGGAATGGCTTCATGAATAA
- a CDS encoding rhodanese-like domain-containing protein — MSTFLIILDVVLVAIILAFVAVWLWNKFQTKRLGSGDLTNEEFNQGMRKAQIVDLREKAPFKRKHIDGARNLPYTTLKYQYGELRSDLPVYLYSDSLTVTLRAARFLQKKHFTSIKWLKNGFDEWNGRTKTSKY, encoded by the coding sequence ATGTCAACTTTTTTAATTATTTTGGATGTTGTATTAGTAGCTATCATTCTGGCTTTTGTTGCAGTTTGGTTGTGGAATAAGTTCCAGACTAAGCGTCTTGGTAGCGGTGATTTAACTAACGAAGAATTTAATCAGGGCATGAGAAAGGCGCAAATCGTTGATTTACGTGAAAAAGCACCATTCAAGAGAAAGCATATCGACGGTGCGCGCAATTTGCCTTATACTACCCTGAAATACCAATACGGTGAGCTTAGATCCGATTTACCGGTGTATTTGTACTCTGACTCATTAACCGTAACTTTAAGAGCCGCTAGATTTTTGCAAAAGAAGCACTTTACTTCGATTAAATGGCTCAAAAATGGTTTTGATGAGTGGAATGGTCGCACAAAAACATCTAAATATTAA
- a CDS encoding YqgQ family protein, with protein sequence MKTLYDVQQLLEKYGVLVHVGKRIWDIELMALELDNINRSRLIDKHDYLVAKMILRREHEYEERKEKEKHRS encoded by the coding sequence ATGAAGACCTTGTATGATGTTCAGCAGCTCCTTGAAAAATATGGTGTCTTGGTGCACGTTGGTAAGCGCATTTGGGACATTGAGCTGATGGCCCTTGAACTTGATAATATTAACCGTTCGCGCTTAATTGACAAGCATGATTATTTGGTTGCAAAGATGATTTTGCGGCGTGAACATGAGTATGAAGAACGCAAAGAAAAAGAAAAGCATAGAAGCTAG
- a CDS encoding rhomboid family intramembrane serine protease gives MQKQSFKDSYMTWIILIVLFVVFLMETALGGSQNTAVLIKMGAMSNYAVVAGGQWWRLFTAQFLHMGIMHIVSNAVMIYYLGVYMEQILGHWRFLAVYLLSGIGGNLLSLALGSDQAISAGASTALFGLMGAMTAIGLRNRDNPVLVYLGKQALWLAVINIVLDLFDTNIDIQGHIGGLITGLLLAIILGDRALQKYSTKWRIVALCVLIVYLVATVRMGMVIRF, from the coding sequence ATGCAAAAGCAAAGTTTTAAAGATAGTTACATGACGTGGATCATTTTAATTGTTTTGTTTGTGGTCTTTTTAATGGAAACTGCCTTGGGTGGCTCACAGAATACCGCTGTTTTAATAAAAATGGGCGCGATGAGCAACTATGCTGTGGTCGCAGGTGGTCAATGGTGGCGCCTGTTTACGGCGCAATTCTTGCATATGGGAATTATGCATATTGTTTCAAACGCCGTGATGATTTATTATCTCGGTGTTTACATGGAACAGATTTTAGGTCATTGGCGCTTTTTAGCGGTTTATTTGTTATCGGGGATTGGCGGCAACTTGCTGAGTTTAGCTCTTGGCAGCGACCAAGCAATTAGCGCTGGTGCTTCGACCGCACTTTTTGGCCTAATGGGTGCAATGACGGCAATTGGTTTGCGTAATCGCGATAATCCAGTTCTTGTTTATTTGGGCAAACAGGCACTCTGGCTTGCCGTAATTAATATTGTTCTTGACCTGTTTGACACTAATATTGACATTCAGGGCCATATTGGTGGCTTAATCACAGGACTTTTGTTAGCAATTATTTTAGGTGACCGCGCTTTGCAAAAATATTCTACCAAGTGGCGGATAGTTGCTTTATGCGTTCTAATTGTTTATCTAGTTGCTACTGTTAGAATGGGTATGGTTATCAGATTCTAA
- a CDS encoding 5-formyltetrahydrofolate cyclo-ligase, which translates to MNKKDLRQKQISRLQDFAATEQKEQEDHQLLEKIMAWDGLKNSQTIGVTSSLAYEVDTSRLIALLWDQGKDVYLAKANNNPEHSQDFLYYSYMTKLTASKFGVMEVNDPNAKINNDLDLIIVPGLAFAEDTHQRLGFGGGYYDRFLAKHEQAKTVALANSQMIFNTTEWDVEQTDIPIQTLITPDLV; encoded by the coding sequence ATGAACAAAAAAGATTTACGGCAGAAACAAATAAGTCGTTTGCAGGATTTTGCGGCAACTGAACAAAAAGAGCAGGAGGACCACCAGCTGTTAGAAAAAATAATGGCTTGGGATGGACTTAAAAATAGTCAAACCATTGGTGTGACTTCCTCATTAGCTTATGAAGTTGATACCTCGCGCTTAATTGCTTTACTCTGGGATCAAGGCAAAGATGTCTACTTAGCCAAAGCCAATAATAATCCGGAACATTCACAAGATTTTCTGTATTATAGCTATATGACCAAGCTGACTGCATCTAAGTTTGGCGTGATGGAAGTTAATGATCCAAATGCCAAGATCAACAATGATTTGGATTTAATTATTGTTCCTGGACTTGCATTTGCTGAAGATACGCACCAGCGACTGGGCTTTGGTGGTGGCTATTATGATCGCTTCTTAGCAAAGCACGAGCAGGCTAAGACTGTTGCTCTAGCAAATTCACAAATGATTTTTAATACGACTGAGTGGGATGTTGAGCAGACGGATATTCCAATCCAAACGCTGATTACTCCCGATTTAGTCTGA
- the rpmG gene encoding 50S ribosomal protein L33, with the protein MADNIILECTECGDRSYLSKKNKRKHPERLSLKKYCPVERHATLHRETK; encoded by the coding sequence ATGGCAGATAACATCATTTTGGAATGCACCGAATGTGGCGATAGAAGTTACTTATCTAAGAAAAACAAGCGTAAGCATCCGGAACGTTTAAGTTTGAAGAAGTATTGTCCTGTTGAAAGACACGCAACTCTTCATCGTGAAACTAAGTAA
- a CDS encoding penicillin-binding protein 2 — translation MKIILGIIFVLFATLIGQLAYLQLGYGSRFKAEVQKSNSAVVSSQVPRGVMYDSKGRVLVGNKAQNAITYTKSASTTADQVYSIANALSYYIRLNDEKPTEQQVIDYYLGNKTNSAKETAKVPKAVRNTEDEELINNAINNQVRKEHVKLTTREKTAALIYNKISGAYTLSTIYIKNQGLTDKEIAEVGEHLSSLPGVGIGTDWQRSYPNGSSIQSIIGSVSTEKAGLPSDNLQYYLTNGYSRNDRVGTSYLEEEYEPLLRGTKSTSKVWTKSDGNIEQTKSVYSGQAGASLVLTLDAKYQKEVQNALKQTYAAAIGSGAAHYSNGAYAVAMNPQTGALLAVAGISRDPNKNKTVDNALGVINQTYVMGSVVKGAMVGGGLMNKVITPTNNTLPDTPIYLPGSPIKKSVYPVGTFGALDAQTALEVSSNIYMMHLAMNWVHAKYVPKQFISMPDTAFSTLRRNFNMFGLGQKTGVDLPGESAGIQGKSFNTQGQILSGSVLDLAYGNYDAYTPIQLAQYVSTIANGGYRLQPYVVQSVGRTASNGKKVYIDYNKKPNVQLRIPWTTDELNVIHQGFWRVVHGTNAWGTAHKLKNVKPSISGKSGTAQTFYYDPDHPNQKNPPELINATFVGYAPSNNPKLAVAVVFPGLDPDLEGSYTLQMAKAMVQDYFKLHKN, via the coding sequence ATGAAAATTATCTTGGGAATTATTTTTGTTCTGTTTGCGACGTTGATTGGGCAATTAGCATATTTGCAGTTAGGTTACGGCTCACGCTTTAAGGCCGAAGTGCAGAAGTCTAATTCTGCTGTGGTATCAAGTCAGGTGCCGCGCGGGGTTATGTATGATAGCAAGGGCCGCGTCTTAGTCGGCAATAAGGCCCAAAACGCTATTACTTATACCAAAAGTGCTTCAACTACTGCCGATCAGGTTTATTCCATTGCCAATGCTTTAAGTTATTACATTCGACTTAATGATGAAAAGCCGACAGAGCAGCAGGTAATTGATTATTATCTTGGTAATAAGACTAACAGCGCTAAGGAAACCGCCAAGGTACCTAAAGCGGTGCGCAATACCGAAGACGAAGAATTAATTAATAATGCGATTAATAATCAGGTACGCAAAGAGCATGTTAAGTTGACGACACGTGAAAAGACCGCGGCTTTGATTTATAACAAAATATCGGGTGCGTATACGCTGTCAACGATTTATATTAAAAATCAGGGCTTAACTGACAAGGAAATTGCGGAAGTTGGTGAACACCTGTCTAGTTTACCGGGAGTTGGCATCGGGACTGACTGGCAACGTTCATATCCTAACGGGTCGTCCATTCAAAGTATCATTGGTTCGGTTTCAACTGAAAAGGCCGGCTTGCCGAGCGATAATTTACAATATTATTTAACTAATGGTTATTCGCGCAATGACCGAGTAGGGACATCATATCTAGAAGAAGAATACGAGCCACTGTTAAGGGGAACTAAGTCAACTAGCAAGGTGTGGACTAAGTCCGATGGCAATATTGAGCAGACTAAGTCCGTTTATTCAGGTCAGGCCGGGGCTAGTTTGGTATTGACTCTTGATGCTAAATACCAAAAAGAAGTGCAGAACGCACTTAAGCAGACTTACGCAGCAGCGATTGGTTCAGGGGCAGCGCACTATTCTAACGGTGCGTACGCTGTGGCAATGAATCCGCAGACTGGCGCTTTGCTCGCTGTTGCGGGGATTAGCCGTGATCCTAATAAAAATAAGACGGTTGATAATGCCTTAGGTGTAATCAACCAGACTTACGTTATGGGGTCTGTTGTCAAAGGGGCAATGGTCGGCGGCGGCCTGATGAATAAGGTAATTACGCCTACCAATAACACTTTGCCTGATACGCCAATTTACTTGCCAGGTTCTCCGATTAAGAAATCAGTTTATCCAGTCGGAACCTTTGGTGCGCTTGACGCGCAAACAGCTCTGGAAGTATCAAGTAACATTTACATGATGCACTTAGCAATGAATTGGGTTCATGCTAAATATGTGCCTAAGCAATTCATTAGTATGCCTGATACTGCTTTTAGCACGTTGCGGCGCAATTTTAACATGTTTGGCTTGGGCCAAAAGACCGGCGTTGATTTACCCGGTGAATCCGCGGGGATTCAAGGTAAGTCGTTTAACACTCAGGGGCAAATTCTATCTGGGTCTGTCCTTGACTTGGCGTATGGTAACTACGACGCATACACGCCGATTCAGTTGGCGCAGTATGTTTCAACAATTGCTAATGGCGGCTACCGCCTGCAGCCCTATGTTGTGCAATCAGTTGGTCGCACAGCAAGTAATGGTAAAAAAGTCTATATTGACTATAACAAGAAGCCTAATGTGCAGCTGCGGATTCCGTGGACGACTGATGAGCTAAACGTCATCCATCAAGGATTCTGGCGCGTTGTTCATGGGACTAATGCGTGGGGAACTGCTCACAAGCTGAAGAACGTCAAGCCGTCAATTTCAGGTAAATCTGGGACGGCCCAAACGTTCTACTATGATCCCGATCATCCAAACCAGAAGAATCCGCCGGAGTTGATTAATGCGACCTTTGTTGGCTACGCACCGTCGAATAATCCTAAATTAGCAGTTGCGGTTGTCTTTCCGGGATTAGACCCAGATTTGGAGGGTTCTTACACCTTGCAAATGGCTAAGGCAATGGTCCAAGATTACTTTAAATTGCATAAAAATTAG
- a CDS encoding BadF/BadG/BcrA/BcrD ATPase family protein, giving the protein MTLTYQIGVDAGGTHTTAIAYDMHGQELERAEAGAGQVNTDYDNAIINISKAINQLLNQIDGDCQRILCGMAGLSVIGNAPQVAAAISSKVGNLPTRAITDSLLALYNGLEGADGGLVIAGTGSVFNGLQNGHIITTGGYGATLGDEGSGYAIALSALKAALLSWDKREDNALITMFNRIFEVDNIVDGTAKFYQMTNPEVASMAVEVAKLADEGNANAIAVIKEQAELLARDIIIGMDRYEAPKPMKVALTGSVLANNAMLRGFLEDKVHSKYPQAEFSISNGENARGVVFDKSNDYRHFTN; this is encoded by the coding sequence ATGACACTTACATATCAAATCGGCGTTGATGCCGGTGGCACACATACCACAGCGATTGCATACGACATGCACGGGCAAGAACTTGAACGTGCTGAAGCTGGAGCCGGCCAAGTTAATACTGACTACGATAACGCCATTATTAATATTAGCAAGGCGATTAATCAGTTACTTAATCAAATCGATGGCGATTGCCAGCGAATTTTGTGCGGCATGGCAGGGTTATCAGTCATCGGTAACGCACCGCAAGTTGCTGCCGCAATTTCTAGTAAAGTTGGTAATTTGCCGACCCGCGCAATTACCGACTCCCTCCTTGCCCTGTACAACGGTCTTGAAGGTGCAGACGGCGGCCTTGTAATTGCAGGAACTGGCTCCGTCTTTAACGGCTTGCAAAACGGGCATATCATCACCACCGGTGGTTATGGCGCAACACTAGGTGATGAGGGATCAGGTTATGCAATTGCCTTATCTGCCTTAAAAGCAGCCTTGCTCAGTTGGGACAAACGCGAAGATAATGCCTTGATTACTATGTTTAACCGCATCTTCGAAGTTGATAACATCGTTGACGGAACCGCTAAGTTTTACCAAATGACTAATCCAGAAGTTGCCTCAATGGCTGTCGAAGTTGCCAAACTTGCCGATGAAGGCAATGCTAATGCAATCGCGGTTATTAAAGAGCAGGCTGAATTACTGGCCCGCGATATTATTATTGGCATGGATCGCTATGAAGCTCCTAAACCAATGAAGGTAGCTTTAACCGGCTCCGTTTTAGCTAATAATGCAATGCTGCGGGGCTTTTTAGAAGACAAGGTGCATTCAAAATATCCACAAGCTGAATTTTCAATTTCAAATGGTGAAAATGCTCGCGGCGTTGTCTTTGACAAGAGTAATGATTACCGTCACTTTACAAATTAG
- the greA gene encoding transcription elongation factor GreA, which produces MPEKSYPMTAEGKEKLEAELKNLKVVKRPEVIERIKVARSYGDLSENSEYDAAKDEQSHLEDRISVVEEMLKYAHVVDANATNPDEVAVGKTVTYTEVGEDDPETYTIVGSDESDPLNGKISNDSPIAQAILGKKKGDQVTISTPGGKFEIVINKVEE; this is translated from the coding sequence ATGCCTGAAAAATCATATCCAATGACTGCTGAAGGAAAAGAAAAACTTGAAGCAGAACTTAAAAATTTAAAAGTTGTTAAGCGTCCAGAAGTAATCGAGCGAATTAAGGTTGCCCGTTCATACGGTGACTTATCTGAAAACTCTGAGTATGATGCTGCTAAGGATGAGCAGAGTCACCTTGAAGACCGGATTAGCGTTGTTGAAGAAATGCTGAAGTATGCTCACGTTGTTGATGCTAATGCTACCAATCCCGACGAAGTAGCTGTTGGTAAGACAGTTACTTATACCGAAGTCGGTGAGGACGATCCAGAAACATACACTATCGTTGGTAGTGATGAATCCGACCCGCTAAACGGTAAGATTTCTAACGATTCACCAATCGCTCAAGCCATTTTAGGCAAGAAGAAGGGTGACCAAGTAACTATTTCAACCCCTGGTGGCAAGTTTGAGATTGTCATTAACAAGGTAGAAGAATAA